A genomic segment from Leucoraja erinacea ecotype New England chromosome 39, Leri_hhj_1, whole genome shotgun sequence encodes:
- the LOC129714575 gene encoding calcium-binding mitochondrial carrier protein SCaMC-1-like: protein MGVGTEEGDSEREKRWTDLFHRFDTNQDGQVDITELGEGLRAMGVLVGGGTEQEILRTIDTNHDGQLDLTEFTEYLRQHEKKLKLMFNSLDRNHDGEIDASEIQQALLNLGITINLQQAEKILLSMDKDGTITVDWTEFREHFIFNPLSKMEEIVEHWKHSTFLDIGESLTIVDEFSETERLTGVWWRQLLSGAIAGAVSRTCTAPLDRLKIYMQVFAAKRSLNLAGVWKMMVAEGGYLSLWRGNGVNVLKITPETGIKFMAYEQYKKIFLVHKSTLQVHERFVAGSLAGVTSQTIIFPMEVLKIRMGLGKSGQYMGIFHCAQNMLRNEGPRAFFKGYVPNSIGIIPYAGIDLAVYESVKNMYLQKYGQKRTDPGVFVLLGCGTFSSTCGQLASYPLALIRTRMQAQAVVKGEPEMNMLQQFARIVQGEGWTGLYRGMAPNFLKVVPAVSISYVVYEHMKFLLGVTSK from the exons ATGGGAGTGGGAACGGAGGAAGGAGACAGCGAGCGGGAGAAGCGATGGACCGACCTCTTCCACCGCTTCGACACCAACCAGGACGGGCAGGTGGACATCACCGAGCTGGGCGAAGGCCTGCGAGCTATGGGCGTGTTGGTCGGCGGCGGCACAGAGCAG GAGATCCTGCGGACCATAGACACCAATCACGATGGACAACTGGACCTGACCGAGTTCACCGAGTACCTGAGGCAACACGAGAAGAAACTCAAGCTGATGTTTAACAGCCTCGACCGCAACCATGACG GTGAAATCGATGCGTCTGAGATTCAGCAGGCTCTGTTGAACCTTGGCATTACGATCAATCTGCAGCAAGCCGAGAAGATCTTGCTCAG TATGGACAAGGATGGGACGATTACTGTGGACTGGACTGAATTTCGAGAACATTTCATCTTTAACCCGCTGTCGAAAATGGAGGAGATTGTTGAACACTGGAAACATTCAACG TTCCTGGACATTGGGGAATCGTTGACCATCGTGGATGAATTTTCGGAGACGGAGCGACTGACTGGAGTCTGGTGGCGGCAGCTCTTGTCAGGGGCCATTGCGGGCGCAGTGTCACGCACCTGCACTGCCCCCCTGGACCGGCTGAAGATCTACATGCAG gTCTTTGCGGCAAAGAGGAGTTTGAACCTGGCCGGGGTTTGGAAGATGATGGTGGCGGAGGGAGGGTATCTGTCCCTGTGGCGAGGAAACGGGGTGAACGTGCTGAAAATCACCCCAGAGACTGGCATCAAGTTCATGGCTTATGAACAG TACAAGAAGATCTTCCTGGTCCATAAATCCACACTACAGGTGCACGAGCGTTTTGTGGCGGGATCTCTCGCTGGTGTCACCAGCCAGACGATCATCTTTCCAATGGAG GTGCTGAAGATCCGGATGGGGCTGGGAAAGAGCGGCCAGTACATGGGAATCTTCCACTGCGCCCAAAACATGCTGAGGAATGAAGGCCCTCGCGCATTTTTCAAAGGCTACGTCCCAAATTCCATTGGCATCATTCCTTACGCTGGGATCGATTTGGCTGTCTATGAA AGCGTGAAGAATATGTATTTGCAAAAGTACGGACAGAAGAGAACCGACCCAGGAGTGTTTGTTCTTCTCGGCTGTGGCACCTTCTCCAGTACCTGCGGTCAACTAGCAAGCTACCCGCTGGCACTCATTCGCACCAGGATGCAAGCTCAAG CTGTGGTCAAAGGGGAGCCGGAGATGAACATGTTGCAGCAGTTTGCCAGGATAGTGCAAGGTGAGGGCTGGACTGGCCTTTACCGAGGGATGGCTCCCAACTTCTTGAAGGTGGTGCCCGCTGTCAGCATCAGCTACGTCGTGTATGAgcatatgaaattcttactgggcGTCACCTCGAAGTAA